The DNA window AAGAAAATAAGGGTGATATAAGGTGTGAATGGATTagagtgagtgaataaatgatgaacacagagaaagtgtgtgtgtgtgtgagagagaaaggagggagggagagagagagagagagagagagatggatgaatggagagagagagggagatattGTAATTTTTTTCCACGAGAGCGCGCGCCCGCCCCCCAGAGGCGCATGCACGGTGCGCAGGCACGAGCCTAGGCGCAGGCGCGGGCCGGCCCCGTTGCCATGGTTTCGGTGCGCGCGCGCACGGACGACGGCGACGCGCAGCTCGAGCGCTGCTCGGTGGCAGACATGGCGGCGGACCCGAGCCCGGACTGGCTGGCCTCGCTACCCCCTTCCTCCTGGAGCCACGGCGTTACGCGCGACGGACGCGTCTTCTTTATCAAGTAAATTCTGCCGCGAGACCGTGCTCGCGCCGCACCGCGCCTCGTTTCTCAGCGAGACGTGGCGGCGCGAGCGCAGTGTCTCACGCGAcgatttctgtctttctctctctctctctctccgtcgcATTCGCTTTCTTTCACCTTGTGTCGctctatcattctctctctgtctctctctgcttgtctctctctctatttctctctgcttgtctctctctctctctcggcttatgtctctctctctctctctctctctctctctctctctctctctctttctctctgcttgtgtctTACTCTCAGTAtttctcttgctgtctctctccttATTGCTTTCtcttcatgtctctctctcgctctaaccttgtgtgcatatatatatatatatatctcctctctctccctctctctctctcactcactcactcactctctctctctctctctctctctctctctccttgtttaCGTTCTTCCACTCCTTTCTTTCACCCACAGTGAGGAGGCGAAAAGCACGACCTGGCTCCATCCCGTCACTGGAGAAGCGGTCATTACGGGCCACAGGAAAACTCCaggtagggacagtgtgtgtgtgtgtgtgtgtgtgtgtgtgcagtgattTAGGAAGCAATGCAgtgtgagagggaaaaaaaggtaGAAACACTATGATAGCATCAGCGCAGCTCCTGCAGCAACCGCAACAGTCAGACTGCACCTGGAGTCAGGTTAGAGTCAGAGACTGAGTCAGAGTCAGACGCAGAGTCAGAGTCTGAGCCAGGGACACTGGTTACTCTTTTGCAGTGttggagtcagagagagagtgtcatcGGTGTCAGAGACACATCAGAGTCATTAGCCGAGACAGAGTCATTGTTAGAGACAGAGTCAGACAGAGAGTCAGAGTCAGTCAAAGAGAGTCAGGGAGATTCAGATTCAGTCatagagtcagagtcagagtcagtcATAGAGAGTCAtagagagtcagagtcagagacACATCAGAGTCATTAGCCGAGACAGAGACATTGTTAGAGACAGAGTCAGAcagagagtcagagtcagagagTGAGTCAAAGCCATGGGGAGTCAGAGTCAGTGGCGTTTACTGCTCTGTGAACGGTGTCCGTTATGTTCCCCACTCTGCGTGAGTGTCACCCCCTGCTGGAGCAGTTAGAGCACCGCGGTGTGAGACAGACTCAGACCAGTGTAACAATCGCGTCTCCCTCTAGTTAAGGAACCCCGGGTCAGTAGCATGTCTGAGGACTGGGTTTATTCTCAGAGACGGGTTCACACTCACCCCCGAATCCCCACCTCCGTCTGTCcatctgcgtgtgtgtgtgtgtgtgtcagatcaGTGTGTAGATCTAAACTAGCGCGGCCCGCAGACTCAGCGCAGATCTGCAGTGTCATGTGCAAGCGACTGTGGGAAATGCCTCGCAGCCACGCTCCGCAGATCTAGCTCCGTCTGCGCTGCCGCAGCTGTTGCATGCAGGGCACAGGGGCTGACTGCTGTTGTCTGTCTGCAGATCTGCCGACCGGATGGGAGGAGGGATTCACCTTCGAAGGAGCGCGGTGCTTCATCAAGTGAGTCGCGCGCTTTTTATTCTGCTCTTGGCGTTTGGCTCATGGTGGAAACGTTCTCTGGGATTCTCTCGCCTTTGTGTTGTAGCAGCGGAGGTTTCAGATCACCGCCCCCTCacgcaaccacacacacacacacacacctcactctgtAGTGATGATGATAGTTCCACTTCTACAGGGCTTTTCTACACCCTGCAGTGCTTTACGTTCTCTGGGATTTTAGGGAGTCGCCTCCACGAATAAACAGCATCCCCCTGGACGCCGATCCGTACCAGTCCCTGAAAACACACCAGCGATTAGGCAGAGAGGAGacgagagggagggacagagccGGTTTACTGAGGACGGGGACGGTCAGGAGGACAGAGGGAGTGACGTCGCGGTCACATCGAGGCTGACTCTGTTCTATGATCTGCCTCCGAAACCTCAGGACCTTTGCTTTACGTCTCGTCTGAAGGACGACgctgtttattcagtacagtgtccccctCACTGCACTCAGGCATTAGGATCTACACAGAGCACGGGGACAGTGCCCCCTACAGgacccaacaccaccaccacctccagcaCACACCTAGAAGAGGGGGTCTAGAAGGAGTAGAGgaggtctcccatccaagtcCTGGCCCAGATCTGGATTTGCATCTTCTGGTGCTCCACAGGTTCCTGCACGTCTCTGCGCTGAGTCTCTGTCTTTCCTCGCGTTTGTCTGCGGGAACATCGGCTGTATTTGGAAACTGGAATAGCCCAGGGGTCCTTATGTCGCGGGACGAGATCGGTGTCTCCTCACGTCTTCTGTCTGTCCTCGTATGGGACGTGTCTTCTCACGCTACACAGTGCGGGATCAGTCACAAATCTGTGTTTGATATCACCATTAATCAATTATTCAATCCATCAGTCAATCAATCCAGTCAGAAGGAGACATAGGAGATGATGGACACCTCACGCTCTCTTCCACAAATCAGGGTTTAAGAGTTAGCCATTTGTCTTAAGCCCAGCTCTCTTCTTATTGGACATAGCTTCATTCAGGCTTGAGTTATCCGGCTATCTCTGAAATCCTGGATTCATGAGTTAAGCCCAGAGTTAAGCACTGTCCAGTAGGAATGCCTCTCTGCACTTTTCATTCAGTAAACAGTTGATTTGAGGCTGAAGTTATCTGGATAAACAGAGAAACTGTGCTGCGTGGACCATTCCTAAGACTGCAGAGTTAACTAGATAACATTAGCCTAATCCACTGGAGAACTCTGAAACCCTGTACACAGTTGCACAAAGTTAGCTAGTTAACTTAAGTCCAGAGTTGAGGAGTGTCCAGTAGGAATGTCCCACAATGCTTTTCCTGTTGGACagactttgggcttaagttatctggctaaactgagagTCCATGCTTTAGTAACAGTCCCAGGATGTTAGAGTTAGCCGGATCACATTAGCCCAATGTCGAGCTTAACCAGTAGAAGGAGTGGTATGTGAATGATGCAAATCCTGGGATTAAGTTATCTGACTAACTCTGAAATCCTGGGAGTGTTCTAGAAAAACAGGAGCTGTGACTTAAACCCAGAGTCAATGTTCCTctactgtttttatttggactcTTTCCAGTTggacacatttatcttcaggcttaagttatctggctaaactgagaaatcctgagTTTGGAACCGTCACAGGATTTGAGTTAGCTGGATAACATTAGCACAACGTCAAGCTTAATCTACAGAAGAAGAGATCAGagaccctctgggcttaggttATCTGGATGTCTCAGTTTAGCAggataacttaagcccagaaTCAAGAAAAAGAGATgaaggacatttttactggaCAGTCCTCTACTCTGGGATTAAGTTATCctgctaaactgagaaatcctgctttgtggatcATCCATCAGATGTTGGATTTTCTTGTCTGGTTTCTGATTAAAACCCAAGGCTGGGGGCCACTGACTGTGGGGCGCCCCCTGCTGGCAGCGGCTCTTTGATGGCTGTATGATGTCCGCCAAGTTACTACAGGTCTCCAACCGAGCACAGATGGAGCCCTAATGATTGTGTGTTGGGGGGCACCCAAAGATATGAGTCTACTAAGGCAAGTCAAGCCACTGTCCACCTACTGTCCCCCTCGTCCTCTcctgattggtgtgtgtgtgtgtgtgtgtgtgtgtgtgtgtgtgggtgggtgggtgggtgggtggggagGGTGTCTTTGTTAAGATGCAGAAAGAGAACAACGCATGCTTTTGTCTTTTGAgaaattagtttaaaaatgtaaccaGTTTCCATCTGTTGAAATGTAGTGGGCGGAGCTAAATTTGGAGTGTGATGTCAGGTCTACcacagaaccaatcagagtttgtgtgtgtgtatgaatattattatgttatttatatggctttttaaaaatttcaactcgtgaatttgtgaaatattgtatatttatatatttatatttaacatttagcTTAAAAATGGgtcaaaaacaaaatcaaatctcaaaaaaatacaaatcgTCTGATCGCCATAGTCTTCTTTATATCGATTACATTGattattttaattctgttatgtccccactgtgtatTCCTGTAgcgtccctttaaaaccactctACCTAGTTGTaatcacgtgattctgccccctatctgccactCAGAAGCAGCTCGGAGGAGAGCCTAAACTCAGAGGCCGACCGATCGACTCGAGCTCGTACCGAAGAAAAACTGTGGTTGgacgtgttgtgttttgactataattaagacaatTAAACTCAGGGACTGTTTGCTGAGGTTCTTGTTAGTGTTAGCGCTCTGCTACCGATGCTATGTTGCTTACGTTGCCATGGTGATGCCACTGTCATTCATTCCTTGATCTGCCCCACCCTCTCAGCTCTTTAATGTAGAAATATAAAGTGAATGTAAGTAGTTCTTAAATGATCTCGATTTGATAGACTTCAGTCAGTATTTGCTTCTGCTCTCTAGCGCCGCCAGTGGACACTGTTTGATCATGCAGCGCACAGTCAGGCGCATATACTCACGCAGTTACGGTAAATGAACGTCGGAGACTGAATGAATGAGCGTGCGAATGTAAACACAACTATAATCTGTTTAATTGAAGAGTGTATGAATTAATGCTGTAGTCttctgttctttctgtgttGGGGGTGTATTTTCTCTGCACCATGTTCATAGTTCTGTACCGTAATAACCTGCGTAGAGGTGTCTGACGAGGTGCTGAATGATCCGCAGCTTCTCTCACAGTCTTTCCTTGTGGATCTGAGTAATTTGCTGTTAGACCTGTTTCAGGGGACTTTTctttttcagcagctgttcTCTTTGACTCCATATTAACAATGGAATGGAACGTGGGAGCACTAGGACCTgggggagctgctgctgttactgCGTGTCCCTTTGATGCGTTTGGCTATCAGTCTGTACTGCTTTTTGACAGAATACACACCTGGTGTAAGTGGGGAGAAGGTGAAGTGAGTGTCattttaagacaaaaaaaaacaaaaaacaaacaaacaaaaaaaaacgctgATTTAATCCATGTtacaatctttaattaaaaCCAATTGAAAGCCTCTGATTCACTGGTTGTAACGATATAACAGAGCTTTATTAAAGAGAGCTGCTATAGACCCAGTGCACGTTGATGGTACCGGTCTGTATCTGAGCGTATGTGGGACCTGCTGCTGTGAGTTACACTGTGGCTTTGCTTTATCTGTACCTCCTCAAAGCTATTTGCTACTGAGGCATTAACCCCAGACCCCCCGGTTAAAGCTTAGCCCCTAATCATTCCTCTCCAGTGACCGCCCCGGTGAGAAATATCCAGACTGATCAATACAGAATAATGTATATgacactgaggggaagagcgAATCAAGATTCACATGCCATTTATTAACGTGAagtggacagtggctttaacccgtgtttgtgtacagtgtgtagggAGTGTGTAGGGAGTGTGTAGGGAGTGTGTAGAGAGTGTGTAGAGAGTGTGTagggagtgtgtggtgtgaaaGCACGCTGATGTGTCTCCGCGCCAGATGCCTGCCTCACAGCtggcttctctttctctcctgagctcctcctcttccttgGCAGCAGaaggaaggagaaggagagggtAGAGGCTGATCTGagctcagtggagcagcagTGAGCTGCACTGGATGTGTATCAGTGTCTGCTTTGCACACTGGGACTCTGTGTACTCCCCAGTGATTGCCCATAAACCTCGGTACCAGACAAATCTGAGGGTTGTACTCTGCAGGACGCGTCACCCTTCGCTCGACtgcctccactctctctctctctcctctctctctcctctctctctctctcctctctttctctgtctctctctctcctctctttttctgtctgtctctctctgtctctctctgtctctctctctctctctctgctctctctctgtctctctctctctctctctctctctctctctcctttctctctgtctctctctctctctctctcctctctctctctgtctctctctctctctctctgtgtctctctctctctctctctcctctctctctctctgtctctctctctcctctctttctctgtctctctctctcctctctctctctgtctctctctctctctctctgtgtctctctctctctctctctcctctctctctctctgtctctctctctcctctctttctctgtctctctctctcctctctttttctgtctgtctctctctgtctctctctctctctctctgtctctctctgtctctctctctctctctctctctctctctctctctctctctgtggagtTATCTCTGTTCAGGCCTCTTCCTCAGCCTGCTGCTCTATTACAAAATGTCTGGGTGAAGTCAGAGACGCTGCTGATCTTCGAGTGACTCCTAATTAGAGCTGGTTCGATACCAAAAATATTATTGCAATAAATTTCTGTGTTGATCATCGATATAAAACTTTGTAAAAGTCTTTATAGGATTTTAGAAGGACATCCATCTGTAAAGTGCAGACAGAATGTGccaaacattaataataataataatattaataaactttatttttatagcacttttcagACACTCAGTCGCTTTACAAACATTAAACACAATCAGGGAAACCAAAGTGCATAGGAACATTAAGGGCTATAAACTGCAGTtcaaataagaaagaaaaataaaaataatccaaaaAAACCCTACACCACATCAAACAAGAAACAGAAAAACTTGAAAAGCACAGATTTGAAAATGAACATCAGCTCATACATTAAAACAGATGTGTAGAGGTGAGTTTGAGACGTGATTTAAGGACGGCCGGGTCAGTGCAGTCCAAAGGAAAGGAGCAGCTGTGGGAAAAGGCTGTGTCCCTCCCCCAGGTCCTAGGAGGTCAGGACAGGAGTTCGGTCTCAGAGGAGTGAGGGTTTCAGGAAGGAGGGATGGTGAGGCAGGTCAGTGACAGAGGAGTGTGACGGTAGAGGAATTTATTACTCACAGTgaagcagcaggtggtgtctcagtcacagctccagggtcctgggggttttgggttcgagtcccgctccgggtgactgtctgaggagtgtggggtgttctccctgtgtctgcgtgggtttcctccgggtgactgtctgtgaggagtgtggtgtgttctctctgtgtctgcgtgggtttcctccgggtgactgtctgtgaggagtgtggtgtgttctccctgtgtctgcgtgggtttcctccgggtgactgtctgtgaggagtgtggtgtgttctctctgtgtctgcgtgggtttcctccgggtgactgtctgtgaggagtgtggtgtgttctccctgtgtctgcgtgggtttcctccgggtgactgtctgtgaggagtgtggtgtgttctccctgtgtctgcgtgggtttcctccgggtgactgtctgtgaggagtgtggtgtgttctccctgtgtctgcgtgggtttcctccgggtgactatctgtgaggagtggggtgtgttcttccaggtaggctgtggacccaccaacgccctgaactggataagggttacagacaatgaatgaatgaatgatcagagcataatataaacacatatCTTATGGAAATTACTCAAACTCTgaaaattaattacaaataaaaatggaGATCGTTATGTCGCCCAGCACTGTTCTATTCCAACGTCCCGTGGCTGTGACGGGAGAAACGAGGCTGAACTTAGCTCAGTATAAAAGACCAATGCCTGCCGACACCCTTTGACCCGAGGCTCAGCGTGTGCTGCACAGTTCCTCCTATTACCACAGCAGCAGATGGCGGGCGGCCAGAGATTGAGCCTGATATGGGGTCATTCATTACTCCAGCACACTGTGGCTAAGGGACAGACCTGGAAAGACAGACCCTGGCGTGGGGACAACGGGCAGAGTGCTGTATTTTGATTAGTGCTGTCAGTATTGATTACGTTAGCAACTGAGTTACTCTTCATTAATCACGGAGTAATCAGAGTTCACAAGATATAGGCGCAGTAACAGACTCAAGTGGACAGTAACAAAACCACATGCAGTTTACTGGCTGAATACGAGCTGAGAGACTGAAATGATTAAACTCAGGTGAATTTCTGTAGTGTGTTACTCTCCACTCCTTTGATCATTGatcagtgactgtgtgtcgtattaaaatCACATTCTCATTCTATTCAACAGAAAACCACctaaaaacacagtgtcactgcgctCCGTCCCCGACTCTGACACTGCCtccatctgtaactggtctaaacccacactcacacggacttctggacacagtattgtccccaagaacagaacaaacccatcacagtctcctgcagctttttcctgatggagctcagaaccaacgcagcgcccaataaactcctCACTCTCCACACGGCTTCAGTCTTAGGTTCTTTTCTGTTGAAGACAATGAGACTGTGATTTTAATACGACACAGTTTCAGTTACTAATGCTACACaactataaaatgacaaaagaccAGAGAGGGTTTGAATTCTGAATCAAACACAGAGTCACACCTCGACTTACGAGTTTCATTCGTTCTGTGACGGAGCTCGTGActcaaataacaaataatgtataaataaataatatattgttatcAATAAGTAATAATAAAGCTTAATAAAAAGGAATGTAAAGAAATGAACTGCTTCTATTAAGTGgatttaccttgaagatcagaggaagacgctggaggaggaggaggaggaggttggGGGAGTTTTCATGCTCCATCTCTTACCTGCACTTACCTTCactacacacttaatgctacaaaaaaacaGATACAACAGATGCACCACGAGAAAACCACGAGAACTGGACGCTCGCTGGGCCACCTAGTAGATTACACGCTCGTAATCTACACACACAGTAGCCCTTATACACGGTGAAATCACACTGTCAGAGTTCACACTGGACGTTAATAACAACGTTAATGACACTTGAGTCTGTTTATCATTGGCTCATATGAGAAACCATTAAACACGTCACTTTAGTTTTTCTGCTTTAGACGGAGTTTaacgtgtttgtttttttttttaaacagagtcTGAACAAACTGAGCAGTGAAACCTTTAAACagcttttatttctgtttctttctgcaGAGTAAGTTCTAAACGACTCCTGCATTCCTGGAGTCGACTCCGATAGTCGACTCCTCGACTCCACTACTTTTGAATCAGAGTCTGTATAATTGAATCCTCCCTGTTTTAACCTTTTCAGCACCAGAGCCACAGATAAAGGGTCAGGATTAAATTTAAACCTGGACTACTGTTGAGTTAGAGCTGCACTCACAAACTGGGACTGAGTCGACTCCCAGCATCAGAATCACTGCAAGAGTCGACTCCGATTCTTTGGACTCTTTGGGAGTGGACTCCTCATTATGGGCTTCTTATCTCACTATGATCTGTACCTTGTACCCGCTCTACACAGCAGCTAAGCCTGGTTTAAAAGTTTAATCCTGGTTTGAACCTCTTATCTCTGGCTTTGTTTATAGCAGAAGGGATTCGTTTATACACAGCTCTGGTTCAAATGTAGTGGAGTCAAGGAGTCAGTAGTCGGAGTCACACTGTGCTCTGACAGAGTATTcagctctgtgtctgtttcactctatataaaacaaacacacacacacacacacacacacacacacctagtgaATATTGTAGCTTTTTTATGTTCTTGTGAGTCATGTTCTGGTTCTTGTGGACTGGGGTCTTGGGTATGAGTTTGGTTTTagagaggatgtgtgtgtgtgctgctgctgtttgtcttcAACTGAGAGGCCTAATATGTGCTTTTCTAATGAAACTAGAATTGTTTTTCTCAAACAACACTCCCCtccgcgcgcacacacacacacacacacacacacacacactgctactatTTCAGAACCTGCTTATTCAGTGTCCTGCAGAACAGCGTGGAGCCTCAGAGATTTACAGCAGACGCGTGAGTGGCCGTTTCCCTCGGTCCCCTGTCTCCGGACTCGTCTCGTATGTGACCAGCACTTGATAAAAGCTGTGTGACCTGTGATTGACTCcagggaggggagggagagCTGTGGCGAGCCTGTAATCATGGGCTGGACTGAGGTAAAGCGGAGTGTGACGGTCTCTGCTTGGCGTTTGTCTTGGCGCTGAAGAATAAACAGCTCGGGAAGAGGCTCTCGCTGGTCGTGAGCTCCCTCCCTCTGCTGCACAGACTCTGTGTGAGTGGAGATCAGGCCCTAAAGGCAAAGCTGAGTCTGCACCACCCCTCCTCTTCCGGCTTTTAGCTCACGTTGCCTTTTATGGGGAGTGCAGGGAAGTGAACATAACCATGAAAACAGGGAGTCTGCTGTGTCTGCAAAGGCCTGAATGCTGCTCTTTGGGTTTAGCTTCGTGAATGCAGTCCAGATCAAGTGGACGATGTAGAAAGGTCACTTTCTCACACAGGTTTTGAAGGAATCCCTTGTTTACACTGCactgttcacattaatgtgtggatctAGAGTTCACCAACTTCAACACACATGCTGGAAAAATACCAACCCACACACGAAAAcaccgcttctgacgtcaagtgcagactttagaatggccccgccccctcgtctgagtctgtccaatcacagcgctggacctgtgtttatgtgagagcgcaaagacgaggttaaactcagtgaaacagacacaacgagtgcggagaaataagagcactgagtaaaaacggagaagaaagagaacagagtgaaaacggctaaaaaccagagcttctgctcctcgctcctcactgctgtgcgctcggggtcggggtgaacagcgagcggctcattatcatttaaaggaacaggtgctgaaagcgggcgttctgaacagggctgtttacacagggggagaacactgctgtggggctcgtggggtttggaccaaagcgggtcacagacgtttcactCAGAAACAGAACTATGTTGCGCTgtggagggggggagggggtggtaCTTTTAGATTTTGACTCatcattaatgtgtgtgtgtgtttgtgggtgtgtgtgtgtgaataatatAAAAGGAGGCTGTTGTGGTTGAACTCAAACTGAAACATCACAGTAATCCCTCCGCAGGTGTTTCCTCCTCAGGTGTGAGAGGCTGGTCTTCTGTCTTTCATATGCTGCTAAATCAAAGGTTTCCTTAGTggtctttatgtgtgtgtgtgtgtgtgtgtgttgccgcCTCTTTCCAGCTGTAGTAATCTGAGCTGGGCTGGTGTTTCGGGGCAGTTAAGTGGGTCGGTGAAGGGTGGAGTGGCTCTGCAGTGATGAAAAGTTTCCTGTTGTTTTCTGTGACCTGGGCGTCTTTGGGTgcaagaataaaaatgttgtcttttgctaattacagcatataaacagtgtgtgtgtgtgtgtatatatatatatatgtgtgtgtgtgtgtgtgtgtatatatgtgtgtgtgtgtggttaaagTGGGCTGTGCAAAAGGAGAATGATTACAGTGTTCTGCTTTTGTAGCGAGGGTCAGGGACCAtctttaaatgaaaaagaaaaacataatcGCACTAAAGTagacatttacatttcattaaGGATATGACAGGAGAACTTGTTTCTCtcttgtgtgagtgactgtgagtgactgtgtgactgtgtgagtggctatgtgagtgacagggtgaatttgtgagtgactgtgagtgactgtgtgactgtgggagtgtgtgagtggctatgtgcgtgacagggtgaatgtgtgagtgactgtgagtgtgtgagtgactgtgggagtgtgtgagtggctatgtgagtgacagggtgagtgactgtgtgagtgtgtgagtgagtgtatgagtgactgtgtgagtgtgtgagtgactgtgtgagtgactgtgagtgtatgagtgacagggtgagtgtatgagtgagtgtgtgagtgacagggtgagtgtgtgagtgacagagtgagtgtgtgttgctctgtccAGTGGGTGTTTCttccttgtgctcagtgattctgagtacACTTCTAACCCAGTGTGACCCAGatcagtgtgaatgaatgaatgaacgaataaatgaatgaatgaatgcacattCTGAGAGCTGTTCTGTTTTGTTAAGTGTCCACTCTTCCTCCGGAGGCTCTCAGGAAGGTTGCCCTGCTGTCACACCCTTATTTATCGTCGTCAGGATGATTAGCGTGAGTTAAATGGAGACCTCAGCAGTCGGTCAGTGGAGATGACggagagctctgtgtgtgtgtgtgtgtgtgtgtgtgtgttgtgggggcTGGGTCGGGGGTGAGGGGGGGGTGTTCCTCAGGGACAGCGTTCTGCTGACGCTGGTCTTTCCGGCCACTGCCTCCTGCTTGATTCATGCTCAGCTTGTAGGCTTCCGGGAGAAGGTCAGGGCCGGGATTTAATTGAGTCAGTCTCGGATCATTGCTCTTCCGAAGAAGCGCCGCCGCATCCGATTGTGGGTCATCCCACCCGGAATGATGCATCATATCACGTCCTGAGGCTTTAACGAGACACGGCCCGGCTGCATCTCCCCACGAGCCGGTCTGTCACAATAGACGTGTGGTCGATATATTGCTCCAGAAATATTGCGATAAACAATGTTAATGATCATTTTAAACGGATGAATGCCGctgatataatgataatacaGTAACAGAATAAAGCAGTCACACGCCTCTAAAGAGCAATGGACCTGCAGCAGCTGTCCCTCACTGTGTAAAGACCATGCTGTGAAtcggccaataaaaatgctccagagTTACTTTAGAAATCAAATCTTTATCCAGTGACTTCCTTTAAAAGAGAAGAAGGTGTGATGTTAgttttttggagatacatgtttttttttggacagcgatgagAAAAACAAGCTTTGAATATAATTCTAGTTCTTTTTACCTCTTTATTCAACAGAAAGATAGAACCTCATCAGcgttttaaaatgaaacagagactcacaaaagaaaaaaaacaattaaaatattttatggctgcaactaatgattattttgatagtCGATTAATCTGAcgattattttttcttttaatcgattattaatcagATAAAAAGGAAGtgtggtttcctgtctgttactcg is part of the Hoplias malabaricus isolate fHopMal1 chromosome 4, fHopMal1.hap1, whole genome shotgun sequence genome and encodes:
- the plekha5 gene encoding pleckstrin homology domain-containing family A member 5 isoform X14, with translation MAADPSPDWLASLPPSSWSHGVTRDGRVFFINEEAKSTTWLHPVTGEAVITGHRKTPDLPTGWEEGFTFEGARCFIK
- the plekha5 gene encoding pleckstrin homology domain-containing family A member 5 isoform X12, whose translation is MAADPSPDWLASLPPSSWSHGVTRDGRVFFINEEAKSTTWLHPVTGEAVITGHRKTPDLPTGWEEGFTFEGARCFINSLCYR
- the plekha5 gene encoding pleckstrin homology domain-containing family A member 5 isoform X11 produces the protein MAADPSPDWLASLPPSSWSHGVTRDGRVFFINEEAKSTTWLHPVTGEAVITGHRKTPDLPTGWEEGFTFEGARCFIKTLLVISSVSSQNPDESTHSYLTC
- the plekha5 gene encoding pleckstrin homology domain-containing family A member 5 isoform X10; this encodes MAADPSPDWLASLPPSSWSHGVTRDGRVFFINEEAKSTTWLHPVTGEAVITGHRKTPDLPTGWEEGFTFEGARCFIKKPPKNTVSLRSVPDSDTASICNWSKPTLTRTSGHSIVPKNRTNPSQSPAAFS